The genomic segment AGTGTAGAAAGTGTGGCTGCCTGCTGGGGGTTGGATTTTGCCCTGTAGCCTCCCCCAGCGCTTCTCACCGTGGGCATCGCTTGGGGTTGGTGTTGGGGCCCCTCCGTTGGTCGGGAGGCACAGCAGGCACCTGCTGGGCGTTCTTGTTCCTGAAGCAGTCCTGCAGGGGGAGGGACGTGGCagccattttgcaggtgagggCACCGAGGCTCCCTCAGGGCCGGCTCACCATTGTCTGCTCTCCCCTGATGGACCGCGGGTGTCTGCCTGCCCAGGGCTCCTCAGCCACCCGGATGCCTTTTTGCTCGTACAAGGACACCAAACTCTTTCtagcttcaggctcttcctgcttGCAGTTCGATTAGCCTGGAAGTCTTGCCCCTTCAGCCCCTCCCTCGTCAACCACCCCAGATCTTTTCCAGACTTCAAGGCCCAGTTCTGGTAACCTCCCTTGTCACTCTCCCTATTTCAGTTACCTCCCTGCTTCTCTTCGGAGGAGGACTCCTCGTGCTTTTCAGAGAGCAAAACTTAGGGCTCTTGAGGGCAGTGTTTTGCACCTCTTTCTGTCCCAAGTGCCCAATGTAGTGTCTGAGCAACTATCTTCCAATCTTATATTCAACTagctaaaaatatttgtatacacACTATGTGCCAGATTGGGGAACATCCTAAGAAACAAGGTGATTCTGCCCTCAGAGTTCACAGTCCACTAAGTTGATGATAAAGAAACACTAGGTGTGTTCAGACCCTTGTCAGTCAAACTCATTGTCCACTGGGAAGGTATTACAGAGATAAAGCCTGTGTGAGTGGGGACAGGGGAGTGATCAGGTGAAGGCCTCATTAACTAAGAAACTGGTGAAAGCACACTTTGTGAGAGTTGAAGTGGCCCCTAGATAGCTTTCAAGTTGAATCCTCTTTTCTGTGAATCGGCCCTCTTTAGGTTTACCTAATTTGGGATTACTTCAGTggatttaatttacatttaacaCTATAAAGAGACTTGACCCAGCACAGTTTACCAACTAAAGAGCAGTGAAATTTGAGGTTTCCTTGAGCCAGGTGGACCTTTCCAAGGTCAGAGGTCAAGGGGCAGTACTGATACTCAAACCTTGGCTCTTATCTATACTCACCATACTAGCTCCACGTGTTCATCAGTTCGATGCTGATTGAAAACAGATGGTGGGATCTCTGTGAGGGCCCCCACATCTCCCTTAGCTCCCACTGAGTGCTTTTTGCTCTGCCTGGTTGATTTTTGCTACCTTTTGTGCGTGAAAACAGCATCACTGCAGCTCCACCTGCATGGGGCATTGAGTtcttataaaactttatttcaagCCCTGAATTTACATCCCTCTCCACGTTAGTGGAGTATAGCTGGAGACTGGCAGGTGGTTGGGTGCCCAAGAGAAGGACTTGTCTAGGAGCATTATAACAGGAAGGGTGGGGCATCTAGAAGGCTGAAAAAGGCCCAtcagtaggaaatggaaactgaaAGCCAGACCAAcattgtttacttgctaagtcatgtctgactctgcgaccataTAGACTGTACCCCTCCACGCTCCTCTGtgcattggattctccaggcaagaatactggagtgacttgccatttccttctctaggtgatcttcccaacccaggaatcgagcctgtgtctcctggattggcagacagattctttaccacagagccaccagggacgtctgTCCAAGATACAGGGGCCATTTAAAAGCAAGCTTGTTTGTTAGGCATGACAGGCAGAGTGGCTTGTGAACATTGATCTCTGAGTCACAGCTAAAACCACATTAACATCTAGCTAAATGACAAAAAGGTAGAAAACTTCTAGAgacagtaaaaaatatatatatacagattacCTTTGATTATATATCCAGAGTTCTTCCTGGCAGATTTTGTTATCTTGCCTTAGATCTCTGAGGTTGCAAGTGCAGCTGGGCTACTTTCATGCCTCGttattccttctttctctgtaCCTTATCTCAGTATTACCACCTGTCTAGGCTTCAGATGTACAGAAAGTTGGTCATctttaacttcttttcttttccaaattcagtaaatttggaaagtCCTCCTGAATCCACCCCTGAATCATTTCCTGAATTTTTTATTGCCTCAGTCAGGCCCTCATGATCTCTTGCCTTCGGCCATctatttggtttcttttcttatctaaaaaaaacaaacaaactgacaATTCTGTTGTCCATGCTAATCCCAGAGTTATGTTTCTAAAACTTGATTTTGGTTTGGTTGATACCTCACTTTAAGTACCTGGGGCTTATGAGGCAGAGTGGTAAATATGCACGATGCATGTAAGGAAATAGAAGTCCAGGGGCCTGAAATATTCTTCCCCTCCTCTACCGCTGAACTCTTCTAAGGCTCTTTCATGTATGCTGTCTGAAGTCTAACCACTACTGTCTTTCTCCGGTTACAGCTGGCTGCTCTTGACTTTGTGTTTCCATAGTGCTTTGCATTCACCTCTGTTGATGGCTGCTCCTGCTTTATGGTGCATTTCATATGTGCTAGACACTGTCCTAAGAGTCCACTATACGTAATCCATCCTCCCTAAATTCTAGAGGTAGGTACTGCAGTCTCcacagaagagaaactgaagttTGGGAAACCCCAGCAAGATCCCTCAGTGGCCAGGACTAAGGACTGAAGACTGTGCCATAGCACCTTCTGCCATGTGTCATGGTAGTTTGCgtttatttttgctgttggaCCTGTCTGTTCTTTGCAAGGAACACTGCCCACCTCCCCGATCCTACTGCCACCGTTTTTCTTGCCCAGAAGGACTGAATCAAGAGCAGAGAGCGAGTAGTTTTTAATTCATTATCCATTGATGTCATTTTGAAAAGTTTatccatttttgttgttttgtctccACGATGCATGACGCAGGTTCTCTGTATGTCTTGTTCTAGCTTTTGCTCTGCATGCCTGCAGGAATGTCTGAAGCCGAAGAAGCCTGTCTGTGGGGTGTGTCGCAGCACTCTGGCACCTGGCGTCCGAGCTGTGGAGCTCGAGCGGCAGATTGAGAGCACAGAGACTTCTTGCCATGGCTGCCGTAAAAATGTATGTGGAAGTGAAACGGAAGAGTCAGTGTCTTTCTGTAAGATGGGTAAAACATAGAGCTGTTGCCACCTTGTTTCTGAACTTAGAgcgtgactaagtgactaacagcaCATGTGCATGCTGGCTGTCTGTGGCCATGGCCGTGCTGTTGCATTTTAGTAAGCTGATTGGTTGTgtggtttggtttttttcttttaaagagttgGTTTAGCATATTACATAGCTTAGCTTTGAAAGCCATAGAAATCAGTTAtcccaattttttttctgtaacagaCCCATTTTTCCCAAAGCAGCATACACAAATTTAATTAGAATATGACACAGTgatatttctccattttttaaaatataaaatgaagtcaGTGCCTCAAAGTTACCTGCTGCAGTGAGTTTGAGGGGAAATTTTGTGATGTGTTTTACTACAGACGTAAAACTTGTTCAGGTTTTGGCACTTGGCAAATAGGAATTGTAGTACAAAGGTCAGTAAGAAGACATTTGATAATAGCGATGTCCAGTATTTGAAATGCATCCATGTTCTTTTTTTGTATGACCATATTAGAGTcaagaatgtttattttaaaataattataactgCACAGgagaaatactattttattttccaaagagaTATATGCAGAATTATTGGGTTTTAAATAATTGTGATTTCATTAATTCCAGACAgcacaaatatataaattaatgtaGGCTTGTTCTCCACTCCGGAGATTAcctctttaaaaatacttcaattTAGAAGGCTGCAAAACATTTTTCTGCTCTCTGACAAACACAGGTGTGGGTTTTATACAAACATAGATGTAGGATTTTTACAAAATAGGATCCtactataatatatatttctacaACTTCTTTacacttttgaaaaatttttttcacctcCTGACTTATCAGACATCCTTGCATGTCAGTTTCATTACTTTAACACTTTAGTGTGAGCAGCCATAGACTGGATGTCCCtttaccatttcctcctttcAGAGTGATTTAGCACTAGGAGTACACAGTGGCTGCAGTTCTGAATAGAGCTATTTCCCATCCCCTTTAACTGGGAGCTCTTTGACTGGCACCTTGAAGTCAAGTTCTTTAGCTGGAGATAAGACAGACAGAAGCATCATGGTAAGCCAGAGTGCAAGTACTGAAACATTTTTCCTTACAGTTTCTTTTGATTTAGAAACTTAAGATATTGAAGTAAAATTTCTTGTTACTTCATCttacttttaaaagaattttctgtATGCTTTTGACTTTCATTGTAAAGATTAGTGGTTATATTCTATTTCCAAGTGTATTCTACCTCCAGAAATGTTTATCTTCCTTCTACCTCATTTTtcattccttaatttttttttttctttttagaacacCTATGATGAAACACTCTACTCTGggctttcttttgtctttctgtgttgcAAAGACTAGATTTTATTAATGAAGTAGAATTCAGaatctgattattattatttttttttggtaagaagtTCATTTATCACAATCTGGTGACAGAATATCATTGTTTAACTAGGATTACTGGCCTTTATCCCTTTTATGTAAATCATCACTTTTCTCTGCTGCACTTATAATGGAATATGGTTCTTGGCATGCTGAAAGGAGACTAGTTTAAGTGCTGGGGTAGAAAACTTTAGACACTTCACTGGGTTTAGAGTGTCTCTGTGAGCAGAGAGCATATCATGAATAAAACAAACCTCTCCGAGGGTGCTTTTAGAGTGGAGGCAGATATCCTGGTTTGCTCAAGTAAAACATCAGCCTTGATACTAATAGAAACCCTGCCAAAAAAAGTCAGAGTTTCAGTCCCTTCAGTGGAGCCAGGAGTCTCGTGAGGTTCTTTGCCTCGCCAGGGCAGTATAGGTCTAGTTTACGTCTTGCCTTTGCTTTGGGACTATGTTGGATTGGGTACAAGATCCCAGCTAACTTGGGGGCTCCGATTCTTCCCGCCTAAGTTCTTCCTGTCCAAGATCCGGGCACATGTGGCTACCTGTTCCAAATACCAGAATTACATCATGGAAGGTGTGAAGGCCACCACCAAGGACGCGTCTCTTCAGCCAAGGTAAATGGTTCTATCACTCTCTTCGGTGGATGTCTTTCTTCATGAGTTTTGGAAAGCAGAGGTGTAATTGTTAGGCTGGTGTAAGTTTTTGTTTTGGGGTGGTTATGGAGGGCTCGCATGTTCGCTTTAAATGCAGGCTAGACTGTTACTTTCAAAACATGTGACCTGACTCAGAGGATCACCAGAATCCCCGTCCAGACACATCGAGTGAACTTTGCTCCTTGGGGAGGGGACAGTGGTTGAGATTGTGTGGGAAGGTACTCACAgagaagtttcttcttttttcctgcctTTCATCTTCCAGAAGTGTCCCAAACCGTTACACTTTCCCTTGTCCTTACTGTCCTGAGAAGAATTTTGATCAAGAAGGACTTGTGGAACACTGCAAGTTATCCCATAGCACGGACACCAAATCTGTGGTAAGAGAAAActtgagttgttttgttttgtgggttttgtttaaatttttatgggGGAAAAAGTCAAACTTTACAAAAAGTTATAGGATTAGTTAATGAACTCTAATGTACCCTTCAGGTGGACTCACAGATTAAATTTTTACCATATTCGCTTAACCATACTCTGTATACATATTTTGTGCTAGCATTTGAGAGTAGGTTACAGATACCATGACCCTTTGCCCCTAAATACTTTAGCACGTATCTCCTAGGAAGAAGTATATCTTCTTAGAAAAccacattttttgtgtgttttaattttcacactCAGGAATCGTCATATTAATATAAGCTAATACCTTATCTGCAATTCATGTTTAAATTTTAACAGTAGAAATGTCCTTCAAGGCAATTTTCCCCAGCCTACAGATCCTGGATCTGTGttatatttgaatgttgagtctctTTAgtcctcagtttttctttctttcatgaccttgacattttCTAAAGAGGGTGGGCCACCTGTTCTGTAGCTTGTCCttcagtttgggtttgtctgtttcttcatgattACATGATTACATACTCTATCCTACATCACGGAAGTCAAGTGACGTCCATTGCTCCCATTGTTGGTAATGTTAATTTGGATCTCCTGGTGTCTGCCAAGTGTCTACATAAAGTTGCTGTTTTCCATTTGAATAGCTTCTTCATAGTTGTGGAGAAAGAGGATTTAGATGGAAGTATTAGGAAAGTGCTTATCAGTCTTtgacatttaatttaaatatctaGGCTGACATgtggttttcttaaaaaaaaaaaagaaaagttcaaatTTGGTCCATCTCAGCAGTGTTACCCTACCCTCTTAATATAATTGCCAGACTGGGTCTTAATACAACTGTCTCTCtagtttcatttctattttcccaTTTATCTTATGCCCCAAAGCCAAATTTTCGGCTGCTGCTTCAAGATGTTTTAGTTACAGTTCTTAATAACTAATTACTGATTCAAAGAGCAAATGAGCTTAGACACAGATACACAGCCACCACCACCTGCCCCCACTAcccattttccattttaaagttaGCCAGGTAAACTCAACTATGTTGCTAATTATGAAAACTAAaacgaaaaaaaaagaaagaaagaaaaaaaaactaaaacggATGTTAAATCAAATGACAGAGATACTTTCATTCATTTCCTGCCACCATCTTCCCTGCACTCATTTCTGGAAGCCCACAAATGCTACCCGCGCTAAGTGGATGAAGCTGGTTAATGCAAAACCAGTACTGGAACCCAGTATCCTGGCACTTAAATCAGTTCTATCTTCACGGCATCAGAGGCACCTCTGTGGGCTACCCAATGGCTTCTGAGTAGTGCTCACTGTGTGTGTGGAAAGCACAAAATTGTGTCACCCAGGCACATTTCTAGCTTTCGATCGGAAGTATGACTCATGCATGTCCTCCTTTCTTGTCCCCCCTTTGATGCCAGTGACGGCGCATTCTGCCCACTGTAACTGACGTCTCTGACATCGATTTCACATCAGTACACATGGATCGGGTTCTTTTTTAATGAGCTGCCAGTTTTCCATTACTGGTCTGTACCATGATTTAACTGGTCCCTTATTGACAAATGTCAGGACTGGATATTAATTTAAGGACTCAAAATTTAAATACTGGATATTAATTGCTGCTAAAAAATGGTTGATTGATGGGTGAGATAATAAGTAATATTGTATTTGTAAAGGGAAACACATTTTTAGGACTGTTCTGAAAGAGTTAAGGGTGAattgtatcttatttttaaatgcttcattTATTGCTGAAGTAAGTGTGCCACACTTAAATCTAGGTGTTGGGGATAAGGAATagtttattaaattattatttcctATAGTCCTGAAGTTTTTCATGGTGCATTTGAAAAGATTGCCATGGATTTTGACTCAGCTTCGCCTGTATTTTTGTATGTCTGTGAAGTAAAGTCTTAAACTGCCGCCAGTTGAGCCAACTATGCTCCTTTCTCCGGGGCCTGGCGTACAGTGACCGCAGACAGCATCCTCCTTGGTAGTGTGTGCAGCCTGTTGCTTGGATGGGTTGCCCTACGGGACCTTGAGATGGGCTTTTCCCATGGACATTCCTGTCTGGCCTCATGCTGTTCCCAGTCTAGGCTCCAGACAGGTATGCAGGGTGCCTTTGGAAAGCCCCAAGGCACAGTGGCCAGAGCCCACATTGGCCAAGTCATTATGTCCATCGACACCAAGCTGCTGAACAAGAAGCATGTGATTGAAGCCCTTTTCAAGGCCAAGTTCAAGTTCCCCTGGCCACCAGAAGATCCATATCTTCAAGAAGCAGGGATTTGCTAAGTTTAATGCAGATGAATTTGAAAACCTGGGGACTGAAAAGTGGGCCGATCCCAGATGGCTCTAGGGTCAGCTTCATCCCTAATCATGGCCCCCTGGACAAGGCCTTGTCCCTTCCTCAGTCAAGGCCATCAGTAAGTTCTACttcctgaccaaaaaaaaaaaattagtaaagtcTTAGATACGTATTAAATTTGGTCAAAGGTTAAGTATATTCATAATCTTGATAGGTATTGCTAAACTGCTCTGCAGTATCTGATACTACAGctcaattttctctccttttcccctgTCTTTGGCTTCCTGAAATCCCTCTGATTACTTCATCTCTTTAAAGCCCTTGCACCTCCCCATTCTGCCCTCCTTCTGCAGAACTCATTAAGGGTCAGTGTTTGAGCCCTTCCCTTCGGACGTCTCCTCCTCAGACTCTGGTCCCGACCGTACTCTGCTCCTCAGCACCAGCTCTTCACTCGAGGAGTCGCCCATCATGTCACATGCTTCTCGTGTCAACCCCCTTTGTCACCATATCGTCCTTGCAAAGTAAATGGTGACATGCCATTTCCAATCCAGACCACTTATGTCTGGTTCTCCCCCTTCCcactcctctctgcctctctccaggAATTTTCCATCCTAGCCACACTGATTGGCTGTTTGCCACGTACTGTTTGTCTTTCCAGTACCTCTGACTCTTCAAAGCCAGAGTCAGCCTCTTGTGTGAAGGCTTTTCACCCTGAGCCCCTTCATCTGAAcatttactttataaaaatagCGTGTAAGACCATGTTACTTCTTGGGACGTTGCTCACCTGTCATTTCCTTGGTTTTCTTGGTGCTTTTATTACCATTTTGCCCACTGGGTTGGAAGGCTCCGTCTGGGCCCCTCATGGTCTGACACGCTGACACCCTGTTCTCTACTTAGTAGGGGTTTAGAAATGGATGGGATCATGGCTTAAGCCTTTCCCCACCACCCACACCCTGCCCTGCGTGTTTGTCAGCAGGAGACTGATGATGTCTTCTGGGAAGTGAATGTGCCCTTGAGGGTGTGACAGGTGCTGGGCCAGGAGTCAGGAAATCTGTCCTGGAAGAAAGGTGACCAGACACAGTCCACAGAGGGCTGATGTCTGCTCAGGTGCCAAGTGCCTAAACCAGTCCCTAACAATGTGCTGCTTTGCCGGAAGGTGTGTCCCATATGTGCCTCGATGCCCTGGGGAGACCCCAACTACCGCAGCGCCAACTTCATCGAGCACCTGCAGCGCCGGCACCAGTTCTCCTACGACACCTTCGTGGTGAGTCTGCGGCCCGGGCTCTGATtcctgaccaccaccaccaccccccccaccagGCGGGCCGCAcggctccctccctccatcctctgaCCTGAGAACTGCAggccccggggggggggggggggggggttgtcacTGACGTGATGGGCTCCCTGGGATGACAGCTCTGTGGCATTTAAGGAAATATCCACTTCCTTACATTTGTATCCACTTTCTTTCATATGTGGCTTCTAGCTGTTACACAACCTGGTTTGGGATCCTTAAGCTCAGAAGCCCATGGGTCCAGGCAAGTCATGGAAGTGATTCTCCTAGGGAGTTACAAGCTGGACAGTGTATATGACTCATAATGCTGCCAGCAACTCCAGCTGATTGGGGCGGAGCCCGGCACTGTGTTGCCAGGTTCCTTCCTGCCCCAATACCAAGAAGCTGGAAATGCAGAATTTCATGTGAAGTGTCCCATGTTTATTTCTTAAAGTACTTCAGGTCAAATCAAgcacactgggacttccctggtggtccagtggctaagactccatgctcccaatgcagggggcctgggtttgatccctgttcagggaactagatcccaaatgctgcaactgAATACTCCCCTGTGTGCCATaatgaagacctggtgcagccaaataatttaatttaaaaaaaaaaaaaaaaacaaaactagccAAACATGGTCATCAAGTTTATATCCTATCCCAGGAGCTGAGTGGTTTTGAAGGGCACACTGTTGTATTGGCATTATGGTGACAGAAATCTAGCTAGTTGTCTCAAGTAAaccttttatttacatatataggtGTCAGGTTAGGATTTGAGAATAGCATTCAGTCTCAATGGCTGTGTTTCAGGACCTAAGACGGAAAGCATGACTCTTCCCTGAGTTGTCATAAAGAGTAATTTATTCTTGTCCTAATAAAGTATCTGAAATTCAGACCTCAAAATTAGCATCTTTTTGTTAAAGGTGAATACAGTTGCCAAGTCAAGCCCAAGTAGGTAGCTTTGCCTCCTTGAGTCAAAGAGGCTGTTTGCACCCTGGGCactccagccctgagcacctggtcTGTGCCAGGCTTCACGCAGGTGCTCGCCGGTCCTCGCTGCCCGCCCGTCTGAGGGAGCCATGGGCATATTCCTGGTCAGAGTGAGGCAGCCGAGGCCCGGAAGTAAAGCAGTTGCCCGGAGTCAGGCAGCCGGCATCGCAGACCGTGCAGCTAGGCCCTGGCCCTTCTCCAGAGCTCTGCTTAGATGGCCCTGCTTCTCTGACCCAAGTGAGTCCTCTCAGCTGCAACAGTTGCTGAGCGTCTGTGTTGTCCGCAGGATTACGACGTGGATGAGGAAGACATGATAAACCAGGTGCTGCAGCGCTCCATCATCGACCAGTGAGCAGGCCCGCCCAGGCTGTGTTCCCCAGCCTCGGCTACGTGTGTGAAACGTGACTCGCCCCCCCTGAGTGTGCAGCAGACCTGGCGTGGGCCTGGTGTTCGGGCAGGGTCACTCCGCACGGGGAACGGGCCCCCTGGTCGGGCCCTCCTTCCTTTGGGCTGTGCTCACCTGTGTCGCCTGTCTGGTCTTATGTTGCTCCTCAGCTGCTCGGCGGAGCCTCTGTCTCCTCTCCAGAAGGGAACCCAGCTGCCTCCCCGTCCTCCCGTCCTGTGTCGATCTCTCAGGTCCTCCGAGCCAACCAGGACCTTTCCTGGGTCATGAATAGCACAAATGAGACGAGCATCTCGCTCCTTGTCGAGGGGTCTGTGAGCTCTGGCAATAATGTGTCTCGTGGGTGATGGAGCTGCTCCCGTGCAGTGCTAGTTCCTGTTTGTTGGTCGTTGGCAGCAGCTGCCAGAAGCTGGAGTTACCTCATGGGAAACATTTCACAAGTCCTGTTGGAGTGAATGTTCTGAGCTTAACGTGGTCTGATGCTGGAAGTTTTGATGAGTGCTGTTTTCCTACCATTCCTGCACACCCTTAGGAATAACTGGTTCAACCTTAAATGCCTGCATGGTGCCTTTTTAGGGTAAGGTGTAACCACATATTTTTAGTGAAAAGAAGCATTTCTGACTTAGGAAACTTAAACTCCATTTATTACTAAACGAGGAGAAAGGTCAACTTAAGTGAGGTGGGAGGGCCACAGCTTTgggttctgatttttttcaaactAATAAGTTATTTTCCAGTGACTTGTTCATGTTTGCCTCTCTATTTGGGAACCTGCTTACATTCTTGTCCTCGAAGCACAAGAGGAGTCCTCAGATGAGTAAGAAGTTCTGGGGCCCCAGTGGGTACTAgttctttcatcttttatttgGCAACTTAGATTAACCTGAGGGTTGCTTTCCTATCACACACTTTTTCCTTATAAAACTGGTTTCAACACACCAATCAGTGTGCGAAGACCTACCTTCTGAGGCGGAGGGGTTAGGGGAAGTCCGGCCTCCCCACCTGCTGTCTCTGTGACGAGACCCGCAGGTCAGGAGGTACAGCACACCTCCTGGGAGCAGTTGGTCATGGAAACTGTCTGCCAGAAACTTGCTTTGCTAACAGCTCAAGAAGCTTGAAGTTCACCTTGTTTCACCAGTGTTAATAAATAAGGCCATGGGCTGTCTCATCTGGAGGAGCAGAGCCTCTGGTAGACCAGAAGGTCCTGTATTTAGGTTCAGTTTTCCCTGTTAGACCTCCTGTCTGAATAGGGATATTTTTGCTGGTCAGTGGCTGAAGTTGCAGGTGACCCAGGGCTCTGGGCCTGGACACTGCTGCTGGGGGCCTCATCCTCACTGCCACTGAGATCACGTGTGCTCAGGAACCAGCAGGGACGCGGTCCTGTGGGGCAAAGTAACTTTCTCTAATGTGCTGTCGCTCGGGAGGGCCCAGGTGTTG from the Dama dama isolate Ldn47 chromosome 23, ASM3311817v1, whole genome shotgun sequence genome contains:
- the RNF114 gene encoding E3 ubiquitin-protein ligase RNF114 yields the protein MAAQAQAQARDGGAQLAGPAAEADPLGRFTCPVCLEVYEKPVQVPCGHIFCSACLQECLKPKKPVCGVCRSTLAPGVRAVELERQIESTETSCHGCRKNFFLSKIRAHVATCSKYQNYIMEGVKATTKDASLQPRSVPNRYTFPCPYCPEKNFDQEGLVEHCKLSHSTDTKSVVCPICASMPWGDPNYRSANFIEHLQRRHQFSYDTFVDYDVDEEDMINQVLQRSIIDQ